Proteins found in one Quercus robur chromosome 2, dhQueRobu3.1, whole genome shotgun sequence genomic segment:
- the LOC126702914 gene encoding uncharacterized protein LOC126702914, with protein sequence MHLQGVADKIMCKAFPTTLKRPARIWFSRLTPNSISTFEELNAQFASHFIGGHRYKKSTVCLINIKQRKDEMLRSYITRFNKKALLINKANDKILVAAFTNGLRKGKFLFSLYKNDPKTMSDVLYWAIKYMKVEDALLA encoded by the coding sequence atgcaccttcagggggtGGCGGACAAGATCATGTGTAAAGCCTTCCCTACCACGCTGAAGAGACCCGCAAGGATCTGGTTCAGCAGGTTGACGCCCAACTCTATTAGTACCTTCGAGGAGTTAAATGCCCAGTTCGCCTCACACTTCATCGGGGGACacaggtataagaagtccactGTATGCCTAATAAACATTAAGCAGCGAAAGGACGAGATGTTGAGATCTTACATAACCCGCTTTAATAAGAAGGCCCTCTTGATCAACAAAGCTAACGACAAGATACTCGTAGCTGCATTCACGAATGGGCTACGAAAGGGTAAGTTCCTATTTTCTCTGTATAAGAACGACCCAAAGACTATGTCAGATGTACTTTACTGGGCGATCAAGTACATGAAAGTGGAAGACGCACTACTGGCTTGA
- the LOC126702931 gene encoding uncharacterized protein LOC126702931, whose protein sequence is MLMPNSISTFKELRAQFASHFIGGHRYKKSTVCLMNIRQREDETLRSYITHFNKKALSIDEADDKILVAAFTNGLQKGKFLFSLYKNDPKTMSNVFYRVTKYMNVEDALLALEKKSKKKERQEDIRQDRGRKMTRIRERREDRRSKPLAGKFTSFTPLIALIDQVLMQIKDERALTFLGKLNENPNKRFRDKYYRFHRDHGHDTTDCYNLKQQIEALIRQGRLQRFVSKERADPPQEQVP, encoded by the coding sequence ATGTTGATGCCCAACTCCATTAGTAccttcaaggagttaagagcccAGTTTGCCTCACACTTCATCGGGGGACataggtataagaagtccactGTATGCCTAATGAACATTAGGCAACGGGAGGACGAGACATTGAGATCTTACATAACTCACTTTAACAAGAAGGCCCTTTCGATCGATGAAGCTGATGACAAGATACTCGTGGCTGCATTCACGAATGGGCTACAGAAGGGTAagttcttattttctttgtataaGAATGACCCAAAGACTATGTCAAATGTGTTTTACAGGGTGACCAAGTACATGAACGTGGAAGACGCACTATTGGCCCTAGAAAAGAAGtctaagaaaaaggaaagacaGGAAGACATACGGCAGGATAGGGGGCGGAAGATGACTAGGATAAGAGAACGGCGGGAGGACAGGCGCTCCAAGCCCCTTGCAGGGAAGTTCACGAGCTTCACCCCGCTGATTGCCCTGATCGACCAGGTCTTAATGCAAATTAAGGATGAAAGAGCCCTGACCTTTCTTGGCAAGTTGAATGAAAATCCTAATAAGAGGTTTAGAGATAAGTACTACCGCTTCCATCGTGATCACGGTCATGACACTACTGATTGCTAcaacttgaagcaacaaattgaagctcttatcagacaaggaaggCTGCAAAGGTTCGTCAGCAAGGAAAGAGCGGATCCACCTCAAGAGCAAGTTCCCTGA
- the LOC126702940 gene encoding zinc finger BED domain-containing protein RICESLEEPER 2-like, with protein MGLNAYQFDQVKVRNNLARTVILHEYPLSMVDHIGFREFVSSLQPLFKLISRNTLKSDIIKIYDNERKKALKMTNKNGSRMAITIDMWTSSNKKRGSMVITTHFINQTWMLQSRVLRIVYVPSPHTKDVLVKVLVDCFFEWNIDRKLSTITVDNCSTNDIMIRLLLNKLDTSSLMLSGSMLHMRCAAHILNLIVQDGLSLIGDGIERIPDSMTYWTGSTKKRQKFDENARQLHLQCTKELVLDCKTHWNSTYLMLSTALIYKDVFSRLEKHEAFYTCLLTEYDWEVAKDICGRLELFYSVTEFFFGFKYPTTNMYFTLVCELKIALNECNLSSNEMISSMAESMLAKFNSYWVDVNVVMAVAVILDPRYKIKLLEFYYPNIYGDNSDLEIEKIKNICYDLLDEYGDVDESPVDNERSSHIPVSTSNYVAQMKCRLSGAMSSFNLFVNNSSSSSKKHGSARMKFDHFIDEGVLKRNEEFDILA; from the exons ATGGGTTTAAATGCTTACCAATTTGATCAAGTCAAAGTGAGGAATAATCTTGCTCGTACGGTCATCCTACATGAATACCCACTTTCAATGGTTGACCACATTGGGTTTAGAGAATTTGTGAGCTCTCTTCAACCTTTGTTTAAGCTTATCTCAAGAAACACTTTGAAGAGTgacattattaaaatttatgataatGAGAGGAAGAAAGCTTTGAAGATGACAAACAAGAATGGAAGTAGGATGGCAATTACAATTGATATGTGGACTTCAAGTAACAAAAAGAGAGGGTCCATGGTCATTACCACTCATTTTATCAATCAAACTTGGATGTTGCAAAGCCGGGttttaag gATTGTTTATGTTCCATCTCCACACACGAAAGATGTCCTTGTTAAAGTCcttgttgattgtttttttgaGTGGAACATTGATAGGAAGTTGTCCACAATAACTGTTGATAATTGTAGTACTAATGATATCATGATAAGACTTCTCTTGAACAAGCTTGATACTAGTTCTCTTATGTTGAGTGGGTCTATGTTGCATATGAGGTGTGCTgcacatattttgaatttgattgttcaaGATGGGTTATCTCTTATTGGTGATGGTATTGAAAGGATTCCTGATAGTATGACTTATTGGACTGGATCAACAAAAAAGAGGCAGAAATTTGATGAAAATGCACGTCAATTGCATCTTCAATGCACCAAAGAGTTAGTCTTAGATTGTAAGACACATTGGAATTCAACTTACTTAATGCTTTCTACTGCATTGATTTATAAAGATGTTTTCTCTCGTTTGGAAAAACATGAAGCATTTTATACTTGTTTGCTAACTGAATATGATTGGGAGGTAGCTAAAGATATTTGTGGGAGGTTGGAATTGTTTTATAGTGTAACtgagtttttctttggttttaaGTACCCCACAACTAATATGTATTTTACTTTGGTGTGTGAGTTGAAAATAGCATTGAATGAATGTAATTTGTCTTCAAATGAGATGATAAGTAGCATGGCAGAAAGCATGCTTgctaaatttaattcttattggGTTGATGTTAACGTTGTTATGGCTGTTGCTGTTATCTTGGATCCAAGATATAAGATAAAGTTGTTAGAGTTTTATTATCCTAACATTTATGGTGATAATTCTGATTTggagattgaaaaaattaagaatatttgTTATgatttgcttgatgagtatggaGATGTAGATGAGTCCCCTGTAGATAATGAAAGAAGTTCTCATATTCCTGTAAGTACTTCAAATTATGTGGCACAAATGAAATGTAGGTTGAGTGGGGCAATGTCatcttttaatttgtttgtgaACAATAGTTCAAGCAGTTCAAAGAAACACGGGAGTGCTAGAATGAAATTTGATCATTTCATTGATGAGGGAGTGTTGAAGAGGAATGAAGAATTTGATATTTTGGCATAG